Genomic DNA from Bacteroides zhangwenhongii:
CACCATACCATTGATTGGTACGATGTCATAATCTCAATAGAGTCATGTCAAGAGAGCAAAGTCATAATGACACGATGAAATTACACTAACCTAACCTATTTATTTTTCTTCCAAAGTTTGCTCATATCTTCCAGTGTCTTCCCTTTCGTTTCGGGTACCCAACGCCAAACGAAGATAGCAGCAGCCACACAGATAATACCGTATAAACTATATGCAAACATTGGGCTGAAATCGTACAATGCCGGGAAAGTAGAAGATACAATATAGTTGAATATCCATTGGAAAGCCACAGCGATTGCCACTGCTTTACCACGGATGGTGTTCGGGAAGATTTCCGCGATCAATACCCAGCAAATCGGTCCCCAGGACATCATGAAGAATGCTGCATACACAATCACTGAAAGCACCGGAAGGATACCCTTTATTGCCATACTGTCACACATCGCCACTGCAAATGCACCAACAGCCATACCGATAGAACCGATTATCAACAACGGTTTACGTCCGAAGCGGTCTACAGTGAAGATAGCAACCAGTGTAAAGACAATGTTTACAATACCCATAATAACCGTTTGCATCATACCGCCGCCTTCCGCACCTGCACTTTCAAAAATACGAGGAGCATAATATAGCACGGCATTAATACCGATAGCTTGCTGGAATACAGAGAGCAGAATACCGATCACAATTACCGCCACTCCATAAGTAAATATCTTCTCTGTTTTTTCGTGAGCGGTAGCTTTAATATCATTAAGGATTTCCTGTGCTTTTGTCTTACCATTGATCTTTTCCAGAATTGAGTAAGCCTTTTCATCCTGCTGTATCAAAACAAGATAGCGAGGTGTTTTCGGAACAAAGAACAACAACAGTCCAAAGAAAGCGGCTGGGAAAGCCTCCGAACCGAACATATAACGCCATCCTTCATAAACAGTCCACATATCAGATTCAGAGCTGACAGACAGCACACCGGCTGCATCTTTCAAAATAACAGGATTCTGATGGTCGCCCATAATCAAGTAATTCACAAAGTACACTACCAGCATACCGAAGATGATAGCAAACTGGTTACACGATACAAGCGTTCCACGAATATTGGAGGGGGCTATTTCAGCAATATACATCGGGCAGACTGCAGAAGCCAGTCCTACTCCGATACCACCCAAAACACGATACAAATTAAAAGCAATCAGCAAATCCATGTTCGGCTTTCCATATTCGAAGAATAAGAATTCCGGATAATAGGAACCTAATGCTGAAAGGAAAAAGAGTATGGCAGCAAGCCTTAAGGAGTTGCGACGTCCCAAACGGGAAGCAAATATACCGGAGATCGCGCCACCCAGTACACAGCCAATTAATGCACTGGAAGAAGTGATTCCATGCATTACTTTATTGTATTGAAAATCAGAGGCCGAAAGGAAAAAAGCTTCCAATCCTTTCTCTGCACCGGAAATAACTGCCGTGTCATAGCCGAAAAGCAGTCCGCCCAAAATAGCGACAGAGGTTATCGAATACAGGTAGAGTTTACTACCCTCGTTCGTTGTATTAATCATGGTGATAAGTAGTGTTGTAGTAGTTAGATATATCACCACAGATTACGCAGATGAACACAGATAAATTCACAAGAGAGAAGAAAAGAATCTGTGAAATCCATGTAATCTGTGGTGGGTTAATTAGCAATACATATTCAAGATTGCTTCATAAAGTTCTTGTTTGCCACTAGTCTGTTTCGGTTCGCCATTTGCTTTAGCATAAGCAACCACGTCTTCCAACGTCAATTTGCCATCTTCAAATTCCTTACCTTTACCAGCATCGAATGAAGAATAACGGTCAGCCAACATCTTCTTATACGGAGATTCGTTCAACAGAGCTGCTGCGCTTTCCAATGCACGTGCCATAGCATCCATACCGGCGATGTGAGCAATGAAGATATCTTCCAGGTCAGTAGAGTTACGACGAGTCTTAGCGTCGAAGTTTGTTCCACCGTTACCCAAGCCACCATTACGGATAATTTGCATCATGGCCTGTGTCAGTTCGTAGTTGTCAATCGGGAATTGGTCTGTATCCCAACCATTTTGATAATCACCACGATTAGCGTCGATAGAACCCAACATACCGTTGTCTACTGCCACTGCCAATTCATGTTCAAAAGTATGACCGGCCAAAGTTGCATGGTTTACTTCAATATTCACTTTGAAATCTTTGTCCAGACCATGAGCTTTCAAGAAGCCGATTACAGTTTCCGTATCTACATCATATTGGTGTTTAGTAGGTTCCATCGGTTTCGGTTCGATCAGGAAAGTACCTTTGAAACCACGGGCACGAGCATAGTCACGAGCGATAGTCAACATCTGTGCCAAGTGTTCTTTTTCACGTTTCTGATCTGTGTTCAGAAGAGACATATAGCCTTCACGACCACCCCAGAATACATAGTTCTGACCACCCAATTCGATAGTTGCGTCGATTGCATTCTTGATCTGAACAGCAGCACGAGCTACTACGTCAAAATCAGGATTAGTAGCAGCACCGTTCATATAACGTGCATGACCAAATACGTTGGCAGTACCCCACAACAGTTTGATGCCTGTTTCAGCTTGTTTTTGTTTTGCATAAGCTACAATTTCTTTCAGATTGGCCTCATATTCTTCAATGCTTGCACCTTCAGAAACCAAATCCACATCGTGGAAACAGTAGTATTCGATACCGATTTTCTGCATGAATTCGAAACCTGCATCCATTTTATCTTTTGCAGCTTGAACAGCGTCTGCGTTACCGTTCCAAGGGAATTGTTTTGTTCCGCCACCGAACTGGTCGCCGCCTTCAGCACACAATGTATGCCACCATGCCATAGAGAATTTCAACCAATCTTTCATCTTCTTTCCATTGATTACTTTCTCTGCATCATAATAGCGGAATGCCATCGGATTTTTGCTATCCTTACCTTCAAACTTAATCTTTTCAATTCCAGGGAAAAACTCTTTTGTTGCCATAATTAATAATGTTTTTAGTGTGAGAATGCACCAATATGAACAGCACATTACTCACGATGTTATACTTAGATTATTTACTCATTGATTTTTCTAAACGATACTTCCATTTAGCATACGCGTCCGCATATTCCTGGCGTTTAGCCATATTAGGCTCAATCACATCCAATTTGTCAAGCGTAGCAAATGCCTCATTATTATCTTTATAGATACCTGCACCAATACCTGCACCTTTCGCAGCACCTACCGAACCATCCGTATCGTAAAGTTCAATGGTGGCTCCGGTCACTCCAGCCAACGTATCACGGAAGATAGAACTCAAGAACATATTGGCGTGTCCGGCATGAATCATCTTCACAGGAATCCCCATCTGCTCCATTATATCAATGCCATACTTGAAGGAGAACACAATCCCCTCTTGAGCTGCACGAATAATGTGATGTTTGCCGTGTGCGTTGAAATCCAGTCCGCGAATACTACATCCGATTTCTTTATTGTTCAGCATACGCTCGGCGCCGTTGCCAAAAGGTAGAATACTGATTCCCGCGCTGCCGATAGGAGCTTTAGAGGCCAACACATTCATTTCATTATAAGATATTCCTTCGGGAGCTATATTTCGTTTTACCCATGAATTAAGAATACCTGTTCCGTTGATGCATAGCAACACTCCCAAACGTGTTTGGTCTATTGTATGATTGACATGAGCAAAGGTATTGACGCGCGATTGCGGATCATAATTTACTTCACCGTTCACTCCGTAAACCACTCCCGACGTTCCCGCCGTAGAAGCTATTTCTCCCGGATTGAATACATTTAAAGAAAGAGCGTTATTAGGTTGGTCACCGGCACGGTAAGTAATCGGTGTTCCTTCTTTTAAACCCAACTCCTTAGCTGCTATCGCATTGACACGTCCCTGCTCTGCAAAGGTCGGTTTAATATCTGCAATCAAAGAAGAGTCGAATCCGTAATAATCCATTAGGAAGTCAGCCACCCGGTTGTTCTTGAAATCCCAAAACATACCTTCCGAAAGTCCGGAAACGGTTGTGCAAATCTCTCCGCTCAACTTCATGGCAATATAATCACCCGGCAGCATTATCTTATAAATCTGCTCATAGATGGCAGGCTCGTTTTCTTTAATCCATGCCAACTTGGAAGCTGTAAAGTTTCCCGGCGAGTTCAACAAATGAGAAAGACATCTCTCCTTTCCGATCGTTTCAAACGCTTTCTGTCCGTATGGCACAGCACGGGAATCACACCAAATAATAGCGGGACGCAACACATGCTGATCCTTATCAACGCATACCAATCCATGCATCTGATACGAGATGCCGATAGCTTTAATTTCAGCAGCACTCACTCCGGATTCGGTCATAATAGCTTGTGTAGTTAACTTTAAATTTTCCCACCAACTCTC
This window encodes:
- the xylE gene encoding D-xylose transporter XylE, which translates into the protein MINTTNEGSKLYLYSITSVAILGGLLFGYDTAVISGAEKGLEAFFLSASDFQYNKVMHGITSSSALIGCVLGGAISGIFASRLGRRNSLRLAAILFFLSALGSYYPEFLFFEYGKPNMDLLIAFNLYRVLGGIGVGLASAVCPMYIAEIAPSNIRGTLVSCNQFAIIFGMLVVYFVNYLIMGDHQNPVILKDAAGVLSVSSESDMWTVYEGWRYMFGSEAFPAAFFGLLLFFVPKTPRYLVLIQQDEKAYSILEKINGKTKAQEILNDIKATAHEKTEKIFTYGVAVIVIGILLSVFQQAIGINAVLYYAPRIFESAGAEGGGMMQTVIMGIVNIVFTLVAIFTVDRFGRKPLLIIGSIGMAVGAFAVAMCDSMAIKGILPVLSVIVYAAFFMMSWGPICWVLIAEIFPNTIRGKAVAIAVAFQWIFNYIVSSTFPALYDFSPMFAYSLYGIICVAAAIFVWRWVPETKGKTLEDMSKLWKKNK
- a CDS encoding xylulokinase yields the protein MFLLGYDIGSSSVKASLVNAETGKCVSSAFFPKTEANIIAVNPGWAEQDPESWWENLKLTTQAIMTESGVSAAEIKAIGISYQMHGLVCVDKDQHVLRPAIIWCDSRAVPYGQKAFETIGKERCLSHLLNSPGNFTASKLAWIKENEPAIYEQIYKIMLPGDYIAMKLSGEICTTVSGLSEGMFWDFKNNRVADFLMDYYGFDSSLIADIKPTFAEQGRVNAIAAKELGLKEGTPITYRAGDQPNNALSLNVFNPGEIASTAGTSGVVYGVNGEVNYDPQSRVNTFAHVNHTIDQTRLGVLLCINGTGILNSWVKRNIAPEGISYNEMNVLASKAPIGSAGISILPFGNGAERMLNNKEIGCSIRGLDFNAHGKHHIIRAAQEGIVFSFKYGIDIMEQMGIPVKMIHAGHANMFLSSIFRDTLAGVTGATIELYDTDGSVGAAKGAGIGAGIYKDNNEAFATLDKLDVIEPNMAKRQEYADAYAKWKYRLEKSMSK
- the xylA gene encoding xylose isomerase, translated to MATKEFFPGIEKIKFEGKDSKNPMAFRYYDAEKVINGKKMKDWLKFSMAWWHTLCAEGGDQFGGGTKQFPWNGNADAVQAAKDKMDAGFEFMQKIGIEYYCFHDVDLVSEGASIEEYEANLKEIVAYAKQKQAETGIKLLWGTANVFGHARYMNGAATNPDFDVVARAAVQIKNAIDATIELGGQNYVFWGGREGYMSLLNTDQKREKEHLAQMLTIARDYARARGFKGTFLIEPKPMEPTKHQYDVDTETVIGFLKAHGLDKDFKVNIEVNHATLAGHTFEHELAVAVDNGMLGSIDANRGDYQNGWDTDQFPIDNYELTQAMMQIIRNGGLGNGGTNFDAKTRRNSTDLEDIFIAHIAGMDAMARALESAAALLNESPYKKMLADRYSSFDAGKGKEFEDGKLTLEDVVAYAKANGEPKQTSGKQELYEAILNMYC